A genome region from Urocitellus parryii isolate mUroPar1 chromosome X, mUroPar1.hap1, whole genome shotgun sequence includes the following:
- the Las1l gene encoding ribosomal biogenesis protein LAS1L isoform X6 produces MDLQGMDLVWSAWYGKCFEEKGSSPLLAPSIVVAWLSRAEWEQVTVYLFCDDHKLQRYALNRITVWRSRLGNELPLAVASTADLIRCKLLDVTGGLGTDELRLLYGMALVRFVNLISERKPKFVKLSLKSLAQEVNIPDWVVELRHELTHKKMPHINDCRRGCYFVLDWLQKTFWCHQLENSLRETWELEEDKMETEEEDQEEEKNTADDIKEQKPEPQDDGKGAELDVRADGDSKVSEEVDAHLAKALRHKELYERARDLLVSYEEEQFKVLEKFRHLPQAIKAWNKLSPCVEGILAELKGISWENRNAVLDAFLDDGFLIPTFEQLAALQIEYEDGQTEVQRGEGTDPESHKNVDLNDVLVPKPFSQFWQPLLRGLHSQTFTQALLERMFSELPTLGDSGIRPTYILRWTIELIVANTKTGKNARRFSTRQWEARRSWRLFNCSASLDWPQVVESCLGSPCWASPQLLQLACRVEAAGLGEVWTTEIFSQPKHTRGMRHMPAVTAAYLGTISCAQILPFPDNQLNLFLITPLQRVGIKGMCSGMMLQVRAGARIQVACL; encoded by the exons ATGGATCTCCAGGGGATGGATCTCGTGTGGAGTGCATGGTACGGAAAGTGCTTCGAAGAGAAAGGGTCATCGCCACTCTTGGCTCCAAGCATCGTGGTCGCCTGGCTCAGCAGGGCGGAGTGGGAGCAGGTGACGGTTTACCTGTTCTGTGATGACCATAAGTTGCAGCGGTATGCGCTGAACCGCATCACAGTGTGGAGGAGCAG GTTAGGCAACGAATTGCCTCTGGCAGTGGCTTCTACTGCTGACCTGATACGCTGTAAGCTCCTGGATGTAACTGGTGGCTTGGGCACTGATGAACTTAGACTACTCTATGGCATGGCATTGGTCAG GTTTGTGAATCTTATCTCAGAGAGGAAGCCAAAGTTTGTCAAGCTCTCCCTCAAGTCTCTGGCTCAGGAG GTGAACATTCCAGATTGGGTTGTTGAACTTCGCCATGAGTTGACCCACAAGAAAATGCCCCATATAAATGATTGCCGCAGAG GTTGCTACTTTGTTCTGGACTGGCTCCAGAAGACCTTCTGGTGCCATCAATTAGAGAACAGCCTGAGAGAAACCTGGGAGTTGGAGGAGGACAAGatggagacagaggaagaggaccaagaagaagagaagaacaCTGCTGATGACATCAAAGAACAGAAACCAGAGCCTCAGGATGATGGGAAAGGTGCAGAGTTGGATGTCAGGGCTGATGGAGATAGTAAAGTCAGTGAAGAGGTGGATGCTCATTTGGCAAAGGCCCTGAGACATAAGGAGTTGTATG AAAGAGCCCGAGACTTGCTGGTATCATATGAAGAGGAGCAGTTTAAG GTGCTGGAGAAATTTAGGCATTTACCTCAGGCTATTAAGGCGTGGAATAAACTATCCCCATGTGTAGAAGGCATCCTGGCAGAGCTCAAGGGCATTTCATGGGAGAACAG GAATGCTGTGCTGGATGCTTTCTTGGATGACGGCTTCCTCATTCCCACATTTGAGCAGTTGGCAGCTTTGCAGATAGAATATGAAG ATGGTcagactgaggtccagagaggggaAGGTACTGACCCAGAGTCACACA AAAACGTGGACTTGAATGACGTCTTGGTGCCAAAGCCGTTCTCTCAGTTCTGGCAGCCCCTGCTCAGGGGCCTGCACTCCCAGACCTTCACGCAGGCCCTGCTGGAGAGGATGTTCTCTGAGCTGCCAACCTTGGGGGACAGTGGGATCCGGCCCACCTACATCCTTAGATGGACCATTGAACTGATCGTGGCCAACACCAAAACTG GAAAGAATGCTCGCCGATTTTCTACAAGACAGTGGGAAGCAAGAAGGAGCTGGAGGCTATTCAACTGCTCTGCCTCCCTTGACTGGCCCCAGGTGGTTGAGTCCTGCTTGGGCTCACCTTGCTGGGCCAGTCCCCAACTCCTTCAGCT TGCCTGCAGAGTGGAAGCTGCTGGTCTTGGAGAAGTCTGGACCACAGAGATCTTCTCCCAACCCAAGCATACCAGAGGGATGCGACACATGCCAGCAGTAACAGCGGCTTACTTGGGTACGATTTCTTGTGCACAGATCCTGCCTTTTCCAGATAACCAGTTGAATTTATTCCTAATCACCCCATTACAAAGAGTGGGGATAAAGGGGATGTGCTCAGGTATGATGCTGCAAGTCAGAGCTGGGGCCAGAATCCAGGTAGCCTGTCTATAG